One Halomonas sp. M4R1S46 genomic window carries:
- a CDS encoding biotin--[acetyl-CoA-carboxylase] ligase, with protein sequence MTIGDLIRLLSDGEFHSGEQLGERLGVSRAAVWKQLRKLEALGIPMEAVKGQGYRLAEPLELLDGGVIVAGLSRGVRQHVTRLFVEETLPSSNQFLRERFAQGAGHGEVCLVEQQSAGKGRRGRTWVTPWGRTLMLSVGWRFESGVAALEGLSLAVGVALARVLEAHGVRPRLKWPNDVLLEAEAGRLGKLAGILVEMSGDAAGPCEVVVGMGINVDLPAAFRETIEQPVGAVHDQAPGLSRNRLAVELLDVLMPLMATFEQQGFAAWQEEWNRRHAFAGREVDVIRGERREPAVAESVDASGNLWVRSAGGHERLAGGEISIRGHG encoded by the coding sequence ATGACCATCGGTGACCTGATCCGCCTGTTGAGTGACGGCGAGTTCCATTCCGGCGAGCAGCTGGGCGAGCGCCTGGGGGTCTCGCGCGCCGCGGTATGGAAGCAGCTGCGCAAGCTCGAGGCCCTGGGCATCCCCATGGAAGCGGTCAAGGGCCAGGGCTACCGGTTGGCCGAGCCCCTGGAGCTCCTGGACGGTGGCGTCATCGTGGCCGGCCTGTCCCGGGGCGTGCGTCAGCACGTGACCCGGCTGTTCGTCGAGGAGACGCTGCCGTCGAGCAACCAGTTCCTGCGTGAGCGCTTCGCCCAGGGGGCGGGGCACGGCGAGGTCTGCCTGGTGGAGCAGCAGAGCGCCGGCAAGGGGCGGCGGGGGCGCACCTGGGTGACGCCCTGGGGGCGGACCCTGATGCTCTCGGTAGGGTGGCGCTTCGAGTCCGGTGTGGCGGCCCTGGAGGGGCTCAGCCTGGCGGTCGGTGTGGCCCTGGCCAGGGTGCTTGAGGCGCACGGTGTCAGGCCGCGACTCAAGTGGCCCAATGATGTGCTGCTCGAGGCGGAGGCCGGACGGCTGGGCAAGCTGGCGGGCATCCTGGTGGAGATGAGCGGGGATGCCGCCGGTCCCTGCGAGGTGGTGGTCGGCATGGGGATCAATGTCGATCTTCCTGCGGCCTTCCGCGAGACCATCGAGCAGCCGGTGGGGGCGGTTCATGACCAGGCGCCGGGCCTCTCCCGCAACCGGCTGGCCGTCGAGTTGCTGGACGTGCTGATGCCGCTGATGGCCACCTTCGAGCAGCAGGGCTTCGCGGCCTGGCAGGAAGAGTGGAACCGCCGGCACGCCTTTGCCGGGCGAGAGGTGGACGTCATTCGCGGTGAGCGCCGGGAGCCGGCAGTCGCCGAGTCCGTGGACGCCTCGGGTAACCTCTGGGTGCGCAGTGCCGGGGGACATGAACGGCTCGCCGGGGGAGAGATCAGCATACGGGGGCATGGATGA